AGCATCTTAGCTTTAGCCACAGCACTCCCAAAAGCAGTCATAATCATTTTGGCACGGAGTTGGTCTGGCAGGAATCCTGCTCTGGTGCTACAAGGATCCAGAAGGTATATAGTATGTGGATGGCTGAACGGGTAGCCATCTTTAAATCCTGTAGCAGAAGGATCATAACATATCAAAGAcaatcaaaaaggaaaaaagaaacagaatGGGTTATTTTATTTCTATAAAAATGTATGTGGTGCAAAGTAAGCAATTTATTACTATTAAAAAGTATGCATTATTTGTACCAGTTCCCCTCTACagcaattttttcacttttttttgcacacatcTTAAAATCTGCAATTTTGGCTAAATGTAAACCCCCCAAAACtatattttcagaaagcagagAGTTTGTAGAATAAAAATATAGTAGttgcaattttctatgtcacacaatatttgtgcaattgtttatcaaaaatatatattcaggaaaaacacaccaaaatagattttattgcacacaaacgcAATTTAATCCCCATTGTACATAATAAAAGAGAAGGcagtgcagagtaaatagataccatatGTGCAAGCTTCAAAATTGTATGTGCctgcaaaatggtgaaaaaataggGAACCCAAAATTATCAATAGGCAACGTTTTGAATGTCTTTACACCTCATCAGTTTAGAGTAAACTGTAAAAATGACGGGCCtaaaattattgctcccactctgagGTTTGTGGTGATATAtaacatgtgtggtgcaattgccGTTTACATACTTGTGTGCACCCCCTGTGCTGAGTTTGCATTTTCTGGTGTGTTCAGGGCAACAGGTTactttaaatttttatatttttattacattttattgtcattttattttttaattacccCTTTTCTCTGTAACAGGAAACACTCAGAGAGAATTCCTTCCCACTTCATTGACAGCAGGGGAGATTAGAGAACCTCGATCTCCTCCTACTCGCTGTCCTGAAACCATCTGATGTGTTTCAGGTGCTCATGGGGAGAGCAGGAGAGCCTGGGAAACACAAAGGAGGAGAGGAGCACACCGTCTACACTGAAAAGTGATTGGGCGGCTACTCAGACGCCCAGATCACTCTTGCATGACAGCTAGGATCCGTCTGAACAAAACAAATGCAAGCTCATGAGCTTATTTTAAACACTTTACTCTCTGGACGTGCCTAGTACGTCCAAAAAGCAAAAGGGTTTAAAGTACAACTAAGATTTCCATGTCTGTACTTCATATTCTACATGCGTTGTGCAGTAAAACCTCATTTCATGATGCATATTTTGCTCACCTCTGTTCAATGTAAGTTTCTGACACTTCCCATCCTCATTGCCCCCACCCGAGTCTAAAGGGTGTGGAGAGCATAGGTATCCCCTTAAAATTCAGAGGCATAGGAGGTAAACAGCAAAACTACAGCTTCCAGCATTCAAAGCATTTTCTCCCTATAGCGGAGCATTTTTTTGGGAGTTACAATTACAGCGACAGGGAAAATCGCAGAGTTAgtgggatcatgctttgctgagcGGGTTCATATGTGTCCTGGGCAGTGATGAATACTAGGTGATGGATGTGTCTCCAGAGGACTGTACCATGTGACTACATTGCATCACACTGTAGTCCAGGACAGCATAGCAGACACACAATATGGCAGTGGGGATTTGGGGAGGGCAAAGAAGTATACACACTGCAAAGAATACAGCAAAGAAAGTGAAAAAGTAGTCTTTGGCCATAACCTTAAAAATAAACGGTCACATTGCAATCTTTGTTAAATGAGCAAAAAGAGCCATATACTTTATCATTTGCCGCTGCACAGGTTTTTGGGGAGCTTTTAGTTTTGCTTTCATAAACATTAGGCTCTGTAGCTAAATATTTCTCCCTGCAATTACAGAGAGAACCCTACGGCTAATGTCACATTGGCAATTTTTTGGGCACCACTTAGACCTTGATTTTGTTTTAGTgatttcttgctaaaaaaaaaaaaatcataatcatTTTCTATGGAATTCCTAACTCTACAATTGAGATTCAGCAGTTTTGTGTTGGCAGTAAAATTGCCAGAGACAATCGCTTATCATTCACCTCTTTAGTTTAGCTTAAATCGCTGAAGGAGAGCGAATTACATCAGAGCACAACCCAATGCTACAGCATAATCACCAGGGACTTCAAAATGTAAACGAAATGAAAATGGTAGCTGCAAGTCAATGGCATTAGTGATTTGCAGCAGTGATTAATCTTTGCTACAAAATCATCTGCGTATCattagccttaggctgggttcacactactgcgaattggatgcggtgaattcaccgcatccaattcgcatgtcaggagattgtgaccagctctctatggagccggttcacacatctccggagcggttCTGGTGCGAATTTCACaaaagtcctgtgcgtcttctggtccgtttcaggtccaaactcAGCCAAAAATTTGagctaaaatcggacctgaaatggtgaacagggatgcaccggacccctgctgtgagccgctcagtgctgcagtgtgaacccagccttcaagaagaagattttttattttctcaTGCAGTAGTCCTGttcctgcactgcatgggttaactgctcctttttgtctagaccagtgatggcgaatcttggcaccccagatgttttggaactacattttccatgatgctcatcaACACTACAGAGtgtgtgagcatcatgggaaatgtagttctaaaacatctggagtgccaaggtttgccatcactggtctaggggattgcagagcggagatatacttacctaatccgccAATCCTTCGAGCGCAAGACCGATCCCCACCGCTCCTGCTGCCCTGCACGCTAGCCGTCTTGTGAGTGGACTGTTCCTGGTGTCATCATGTCCATAAGCTGTCTCTGGATGTGAGgatggcaggaacagtccaccgctggatgtGGGGGAGCAAGGTTTTCTGGAGGATCGAAGGATCGGGTAACTATAGCTTTTCCTTGcgcccctagacaaaatgagcagttagcCCATACAGTGCGGGAACAGTaccactgcatgggaaaataaaAATTTTGCACAGAGTTCTTCTTAAAGGCGGCTATAtactgattgaaatttggccacTTCAGCAAGAACGACTGATCGACTTCAGTGCAACAAGCCTGTcgagttttttttatttgtgtgatcactgctggctgctatagctgctagaaaTAATCATTGTTCTCTGATGGcagggaaacctcccactgtcagaacacaatagagcagcaggaaggattccccatCAACAGTCAGTATCAAGCAATATTTTTTCCTCCTTTTGGTGCTTTTCTGAtgcgtttctggatgcattccaggtgcttttttccctgtttttcactatactagggtccagtgcatttttgatgcattccacggcgtttttgatgcgttttactgcattccagtacagtccagtgcaggaaaaatgcagcatgttctactttttttttctggcactgtaaagccctggaactgactgcactggtgtggactatgccattggaaaccatataacctactttccatgcgtttttgatgcagaactaAAACGCACTGGTTCTGCACgttgtgtgaactggcactaaagccatttttttattcaaatagcCCATCTTGCTGAAGCTGGGAATCATACCTAGATGATTTCGTTCCTCGTACACATTCACCTCCTGAAGATCGATAGCGGGAGACAGTGGGTACAGGGAATCCAGGCCTTGCTGCTCTGTGACTTGGATGTCGCTCGGCGATGCCTGGGGTTCTAGGGCAGTTTTAGTGCTCATCACTACACCAGTGATCCCTCTCACAAAATAAAGGACGGATTCTGCAGAACCAATACAAGCTTCAGTTTAAACATTACATGTAGAAAATACAGCTGTCATGACTCTACAAGATCAGAGAAATGCCTGGGCTGTCACTGCTGACCTCTCgttatgaaaatgctagttgcctggtgtCATGCTGATTCATTGACTTCAGTAttgtgagtcactgacctggaacaaacagGCCAATCAGGAATTCATTTGCTCAATGCTAGTTCAGGGCCTGTAACTCAGAAGGCACTGAAGCCAGATACAGTCTGGTACCTAGGACTGTCAGGCAGAAGTCAGCTCCGTCAGCTTCCATATTTCTCTTAGCACAGATTTTAAAGTGGATCTTTTACTAACTTTAGTAGTCTGCGTGAATACATTTCTAATATAATGCAATTTACagcaacaatatatttttttttcaataagatcAATCTTTTATCATTAAAGCAATAAAGCAGCTGTGGCTAGGCTGGAGTCTAGGGTAGAGGAAACCAGGAGAACCATATAATCAGTCTGACTACAACATTCTAACTACCAGGATGTAGCAAAGTCATGATGGAAGGTAGCAGTAGGGGGCTGATCTGTGTGAAAAAGTACACACACCTCTTAGAAACTAACAATTACTGCACCGGAATTTGCACACTTTGGTAATTTAGGCAAAGGATTTTAATGTAGGAAGCAGATGCTGAATGATGTCTGAACAATGTTGGTGGCGGCCTACTTGGAAGATGTAGGCACTGCCAGGAGAAACACTGATTTCTGGAAAGGGAATAAATATACAATATCTAAAAGttatacttaaagtgatactaaagtcacttacctcctctgtgtagttggttttgcacagagcagcccagatcctcctcttctcgggtccctcgccggcacaCCTGGCCCCTTAatcttgtcgagtgcccccacagcaagcagtttgctatgggggcacctgagccgagccgcaggTCCCCATTCAGACGCAGAGCTGCGgttcagctctgccccctctctctctcctgattagctaactgactttgatggtcagcagcgggagccaatgcagctgctgtctctcagccaattaggagggagagtcccagacggccgcggcactcgtgcacatcgctggatagagatgggcccaggtaagtattagtgaGGTAAGTATTTTTAtcaacgcattaagataaaaaaaccttctgcctttacatacactttaaagtgtaagtaaaccctcctatcgttttcagccaaggaagctgccatctttgcctctgtttactcttcaactgccataatgctgcacatgtgatccgttatgacaccagccattggatggtttgacagtttggttgagagcacaaccaatgggattgttacatttccagcacgtgccagaaattaaactgttttatggatgggtttacttccgctttaaagcggagttccacacgtgttttagttcattaaaagtcagcaactacaaaaagtgtagctaaaCAGAGACTCGCCAgtcccacggtccatcgatgcagccgcccggagcctcgctcctgtccctctcctctcctccggcGCCATCACagccactgtgggcacccggccgtgacagctttcggCTCCTCGGCCGGGCGAGCGCtgcgctctgctagtggccagccaatcttctgggacctgtgacgtgtcccagaagattgtacaGAGAGACGTGCCGCctaggagaagaggaggagtcccctaggcggccaagagcaggaaggaggaagtgggacaggatgtcccactctaaactaagtacccactcccgccccaaaaaatgacattccaaatgtggcacttcaggagtgcttaaagcagaagtttgaatttagggtggaactccgctttaaggatgggTTCAACTTTGGaagcatgttacacattacacccataTGTAGGatgtaatgtgtaacatgctccagcagtctacacacacagcaccccctgAATCCTCCCCTGGTGGCAGCAAGCAGGGTTtcttctccccgcacccgctgtcacaatttaaactGTGCGAAACTCCACGTTCATTCATCCACAGATATCTGTGAATGAATGGACTACAAGTACTGTCTTCCACTGCGGaaaatggcttgtagttctcaatgaactgtgagggcgctAGTGAGCTCTCTTGTAGtttattgatcttcctgctcttcaGTAACTGTATAggtggtatgggcagacagctatactgagagtctgcaggagcctgacattgcacttgTGATCTACTGATTTggctgcaatgctttccaggctcctgcaggaaaaataattaaatgcacattttttttcccgtAGAAATATGTACATTAATTAATTTTTCCCCAAAAGGCTGAACTCCAGCTTTATCTTCAGCCCCACACAGTTGCACAGGCTCCTCTTCGGTACTGAAATTTCctactctgattttactgcactaGCTTATCACAATATTCATTTGAAGCTGCAGCATGTCAGATAAAACCCACCTCATTTCCTGTCtgaaggacgtccagcatcatcaaGCTCTTTTGTCTCTAACCTGACTGGCCcagcctgcccctttcattcattggatttcagttccttTACAAAAGCTCAGCGTTACCCAGGGTGATCttcatgcaaatgcagcctgcctaggagagtatcaaggtattttttttattaccataACTTCTCCCAAGAGCAAGCCAACCACTTaaatcagggctgagggctctcgAGTAGTGATGTATAGAGATGCACTGAGAAACCGCGATGTCCAGTAATGTAAtagaaacagttttttttgttttttttttaattcctattCTGAGCAAAACAAGCAAACAATGTGGCTGCCAATGTGTAAACTGCAGGCACCTTGAAGTGGCAAATAGGAATGCCTGGGAGGTGGCAGCAATCGCCGTCACATGGAAGTACCAGAACTTTGCTGTCTCAGAACAGTCCAGCAATCATGTTTGCAGGAAGCAGTTAAACTGCTGCAATAGAATTCCAGATGTGTTTCatcagagatttccctttacttcctgttccaggACACAAATCTCCTTCACACACTACATTACTTAGTCTTCATTTGTGCAAGTATTACCATACTTTGcgtatcattttttttaaacaaacatggttCATGCACATTTTATTAGTACCAGTTCCCTGTTGTAGGTTCATGTATGGGACTTACCTCTTCTCCAGGATGCTGCTAGGCGATAATTTTCTATAAAGCTCCTTTGGGAGAGGCCAGGATATGAAGGGCTCTGTGTCCGGCACAAATGCAGAAGACCTTGCAGCAGCTTTGGGCTTAAAAATTAAAGGAACATTATTACAGTCTTTATTATAAACAAATGTGCTGGACAAACAGATAAGTACACAGATACAATGCACACAAAAGACCTCTgtattggacagtgaaggagaagcggCAGACTGATGAAGTCATCTCTCGGTCATTCAGCTATCTCACGTTCAATTAGCAATTTGGAGGCTTGGAAGCCAGGAGGGGGCAGAACCAAGCTCAAAGGTTTACAGCTGCCTGGATATGAGTACTAAGACTACCATTGCTGACTTCCTTCTGAAAttactagtttcctggctgtctctggtttTAATACTTTGAGTCCCTGACTGGGAACTAGTAAGCACTAAGCAAGGTTGAAACTCTTGATCTGCACTTTCTCCATACCAGCGACCCCAAAAGTATTGAAGTTACTGAATCAGTATTCCAGCCAAGGAACTATTGTCAATAGCATGTCCAGCTGTAGAGCCCACTGGTGGCAATCTGAGTATTTCCCTCAGTGAAGGTATCCAACAATGCTGGTAATTTGGTATTCTGGAAAAATAATCTTCTGAGCCCTTTGAACGTATAGGTCAGGTGTTCCCAACCCTGCCCCCTGTAATCCAGTTCATTAATTCTGTACAAGCTGAAATGGTGTGACACGAGGCTGTATTATCAAGACCTAACTTGGTTGGTCAAGGTGTGACACTCACCAGTACTCTTCCCTGGGTCTCTGTTCCTCGACGGTGCTCCACAGGCAGGCATTGGAAATTGTATTGTGTACCAGCTCTTCATGGTTCGGGAATGTGTATGCCGGATCTTCACATATACTCATTATACCCTGTGGCAAGCCTTCAATTAAACTGGATTTGGTCAGCCAGAGGGCCTGCTTCACACCTACAGAGTGAGAGAGCTTAATTTTATCCCCGGGTGTTTTCCACATAGGGTTATTGAACAGGTGTAAAAGGTATTCATTATGTGCAAAGTACAGACAGCCATAGTAGCTGGGGAAAGATTAATCTGATTAGTTCCATCATTCAGTATTATGGAACcaaattttaaagcccaactccgggcaaaagaaaaaaggtttgccACACAGCCAGGCAGTGTTCACATTGCACAAGTCAACTGCTTGTCTTCTCTAGGAGTGAAGGACATGCTTATACTCACCTAATCCCCCGCTCCATCAGAAAATTGTGCTCCCCCAatgtccagcagtggactgttcctggtctGTGCTTGATGACATTAGAAACAGTCCACAACTCAAGACCGCTGGAGTGCAGGGGTGTTGCActggtcttgtgctgggaggattaggtaagtatatctcctctCTCCAATCTTAATCTAGACAAAAACCCATGCAGCGTGTgccagccccactgcatggggctttttttttttttttttgcctggagatcGTCTTTAAATGTTAACATGTCAGCAAATCAATTTTTGGGTCATTATCTTTAAAGGTATGTTCCATATCTGTGTACATAACCTTTGCATATCATTAAATACTGTACCTGCTTTATTGTTTTGAATGAACTTCCcttccctaaagctggccatacatggagcaaattttggCAAGTTCTTCATGAACTGGCTGAAATTTGAGCAGAGGGTGGCCCTGTTGAGGGTCAGAGGGAGAGGGTCTCCCACCCAACATCCTTCGATCTGAAAATCAAAAGGAATCAGGTGGAAAACTGTCAGCCAAACAGAGGTTGTATCCAATCAGAAGCCGTCTTTATTGGTGCAGACTGTCGAGATACAATACTGGGCAGGGAAGGTTCCTTCATCCAGACTGTTTTTGCAAGGATATAGGAATCTATAGCTTACTGTAGCAGTTAATCCCGTCTGTAGACAATTCCAGGGCTGGCTTATGAGCAGAAAAATATCAACCGAACAATGTTTTCTAAACTGTCCGATCAATCCTTCTCATTCAGAAGACGGCCATGGGGCACCACATCCAGTGACTCACTGAGTTCTTCTAaatcccgctctctctctctcactgacaATTACAAAGAAGTTCAGGAGACACAGAAAAGGTTCTGTATCATTCAGGGAAGTTCTTGTTGGTATCCctgttgggaagatttcccctcactcgACTTCTCACAGCCACACAGAATGCACATAAAGAGCTTTCCAAGCCCAGCTAAGGACCTCCACCAGTCCTACCAATTCACCAAATTGTCAGGATcacaaaaaaatactgaccttcttctataccagtgatggccaaccttggcaccccagatgttttggatctacatttcccatcatgcactatgcagtgtagttgagcatcataggaaatgtagttccaaaacatctggggtgccagggtttGCCATCACTAGCTCACTGGTCATAGAGTGCCGGACAGAAAGGAAGGAGTGAAGAAAAGATGCCATGCTGGTGGGGTCAGTAGGAAAAGAATGGAGGAGGAACAGAATGTTCTCACTGATCATGACACCTACAAGTTGTCTCCTGGGATGGAAGCCTAGTATGACCGGAGATGTCCTGTGTGTTGAGAGTAAGGTCACAAATACACAGGTAGGTGTGTGTCCAACTGGGACTACAGGACTGGCCTGAGAAATACTGTATGACATTTTACAGGTCGCCTTGCAAAACACCCACGGtttaccattcccccccccccctttggtgtGAGTATTCCCCCTCCACAACGAGCTCACCAGACAACCACCTCCCCTCCAAGGTCATTCGGCATTCCCCATCACCCTCAGGTCACCTACACCACTCAGTAAGTTCTTCCCTCTATCCTTGAGCCACCCCTAATTCAACTTCATTTTGGGGTCATCCTGCTCCATCTTCAGGTCACACCATACTCCACCCTTGGGTCTCTCTACACCCCCCCTCCGTCTTCGTGTCAACTGCTTCTCTCCTCTCCACTCCACCCTTGGGTCACCCCAAACACTGCTCCATCCTCCGGTCGCTCCACCCTTGGGTCACCCCAAACACTGCTCCATCCTCCGGTCGCTCCACCCTTGGGTCACCCCAAACACTGCTCCATCCTCCGGTCCCTCCACCCTTGGGTCACCCAGCTCAACTCTTGGGTCACCCTTTGCCCTGCTCCATCCTCAGGTTGCTCCACTGCACCCTTGGGTCAAAATGTGCCCCTCTTTATCATCAGGTCAGCTGCATGTCACTCTATCCGCAGGTCACCTACCACTATCCTCGGGTCACCCAGTGTCCCCCTCCGTCCTCAGATCACCCGGCTCTGTCTTTGGGTCACCCAGCGCCCCTCTCCGTCCTCGGGTCGCCCAGCGCCCCTCTCCGTCCTCAGGTCACCCCACTCCACCCTTGGGTCACCCAGCATCCCCTTCCACCCTCTCAGATCGCTGAACCCCCCTCCACTCCGGAGCTCTCAGCCCCCCAGGGTCACCTTGCCCCCCGTACCTCCCATCAGACGACATTTGGCACTGAAGACATAGGCCGCGGTGTCCTTGTGGAGCGGCATGTCCTCGGAGGGCGGACATCGGTGGTGCCGGGGGTTGTGCCAGTCCGGACTCCATCGGGGGTAGTTGGGCCGGGCCAGCCAGGGGAGGAAGTATCCCCGGTCCGCGTATGTGATCCGCTCCAGTCCCGGGATCTCCGGGGGCTCCGTCTTCACCCGGGGCTGTACGGTCTGCTGCTTCCTACTACACCGGGAGGACACACTGACACAACGGAGCCCCGGGCCTCGGACACAGCGCCCGGACACCGGCTGCAGCATGGAGGCCGCCATCTTGGGGCGCTGAGGATGACGGGAAATGGACTGTCACTGGAGGGAGAGAGTCAGAGAGtgtatggaggagagaggtgtgagcatgtgtgagatctacAGAGCATATCACTAATATACCTGAACTACAATCCTCCGTCCTCCCCCTGAACTACAATCCTCCGTCCTCACCCTGGACTACAGTCTTCTGTCCCTCCCTCCTCCCAAACTGTCCCTCTCCTAGACTACAATCTCCTCCCAAACTGTCCCTCTCCTAGACTACAATCTCCTCCCTCCTCTCAAACTGCCCCTCTCCTAGACTacaatctcctccctcctcccaaacTGTCCCTCTCCTAGACTACAATCCCCTCCCAA
This portion of the Aquarana catesbeiana isolate 2022-GZ linkage group LG07, ASM4218655v1, whole genome shotgun sequence genome encodes:
- the MRPL37 gene encoding large ribosomal subunit protein mL37 — encoded protein: MAASMLQPVSGRCVRGPGLRCVSVSSRCSRKQQTVQPRVKTEPPEIPGLERITYADRGYFLPWLARPNYPRWSPDWHNPRHHRCPPSEDMPLHKDTAAYVFSAKCRLMGGVKQALWLTKSSLIEGLPQGIMSICEDPAYTFPNHEELVHNTISNACLWSTVEEQRPREEYCPKLLQGLLHLCRTQSPSYPGLSQRSFIENYRLAASWRRESVLYFVRGITGVVMSTKTALEPQASPSDIQVTEQQGLDSLYPLSPAIDLQEVNVYEERNHLGFKDGYPFSHPHTIYLLDPCSTRAGFLPDQLRAKMIMTAFGSAVAKAKMLFGEDVKNLEKPIVVQSVGTDGHLFHFMILQLNTLDLESSNGIKNIVWMDGDQALYDTVAGKAKIKRKVVVVPAGVSGLKPEIFQKFWAMYLHGAV